One Pyrenophora tritici-repentis strain M4 chromosome 5, whole genome shotgun sequence DNA window includes the following coding sequences:
- a CDS encoding Myosin-tail-1 multi-domain protein, which produces MSTQFPDGNAADAPHVGDASGSDANPTAGATISPGKSARSFARPTVASTARSSALPRATGSANLRQISNPAVPGAFGNEQLEQQGYDADSDNDEADITQIHHLVPSRPLSPVVDAQDSSDSFQPSPPNVTTTRGRAGFQYPALRQRSDAQRTDNPFTYQTEDGNHTSYALSPPTWDPLPSPTPRTEGTTSKPVRKVIGYVIPKTDLPQGSQPTLAAYEYDANGEPRLVGELDEAFVKGSTTEAGEKLYQFCFDTVHTLHNDLANLQERLTDAQEDLIDERVAKLNSEKQVKFLTNQLQEVRGSLHVANQDLQSKLDTAERRAERYLQRKEEYKTALNQESTAHGETKEKLKAYASTARPSLRGKPHDSISDESDGPVSVRRHRSATKLSPDAPLPATTQRRSKQPEPAVFEGPTGTKASTYQKWKLDMQSWFRAHPYPFANNEEEQLDYIRMKTTGVAWDNISSGWFVEGDEFHTAQEAWDILDACYGRLNTRLDAHNFYEKEGFMKPGETITSYLARFKAGVAP; this is translated from the coding sequence ATGTCCACCCAGTTCCCAGACGGCAATGCCGCCGACGCGCCCCATGTGGGAGACGCCTCGGGCAGCGACGCCAACCCTACCGCCGGTGCAACGATCAGCCCCGGTAAGAGCGCGAGGTCTTTCGCTAGACCTACCGTGGCTTCCACCGCCCGCAGCAGCGCCTTGCCACGCGCTACCGGGTCCGCCAACTTACGCCAAATCAGCAACCCAGCTGTACCTGGCGCCTTCGGAAACGAGCAGCTAGAGCAGCAGGGCTATGACGCCGACTCAGATAACGACGAGGCCGACATTACCCAAATCCACCATCTAGTACCATCGCGCCCGTTATCACCTGTCGTAGACGCTCAAGACTCTAGCGACTCCTTTCAACCGTCCCCGCCTAACGTCACTACAACCCGCGGCCGCGCAGGCTTTCAGTACCCCGCTCTCCGACAGCGGTCGGACGCCCAGCGCACTGATAACCCCTTTACGTACCAAACAGAAGACGGCAACCATACTAGCTACGCCCTCTCTCCGCCTACATGGGACCCGCTACCCTCGCCTACGCCACGCACAGAGGGGACTACCTCAAAGCCCGTCCGCAAAGTCATTGGCTACGTAATCCCCAAAACTGACTTGCCTCAAGGCAGTCAGCCAACTCTAGCCGCCTATGAGTACGACGCCAACGGCGAGCCCAGGCTAGTAGGAGAACTTGACGAAGCTTTTGTTAAAGGCTCAACCACGGAAGCTGGAGAGAAACTCTACCAGTTCTGCTTTGACACCGTCCACACCCTACATAACGACCTCGCCAATCTTCAAGAGCGCCTGACGGACGCTCAGGAAGACCTCATCGACGAGCGCGTCGCCAAACTCAACTCCGAAAAGCAGGTAAAGTTCCTTACAAACCAGCTTCAAGAGGTGAGAGGCAGCCTCCACGTAGCCAACCAAGACCTCCAGTCGAAACTCGACACCGCTGAGCGACGAGCCGAACGCTACCTCCAGCGCAAGGAGGAGTACAAGACCGCCCTTAACCAAGAGTCTACCGCGCACGGCGAAACCAAAGAAAAGCTTAAAGCCTATGCTAGCACCGCGCGCCCATCTCTACGCGGCAAACCGCATGACTCCATCTCTGACGAATCAGATGGACCCGTTAGCGTACGCCGCCACCGCTCAGCTACCAAACTTAGCCCTGACGCTCCGCTGCCCGCCACAACGCAGCGACGATCTAAACAACCTGAACCCGCGGTCTTTGAGGGCCCTACAGGCACAAAGGCCTCTACCTACCAGAAATGGAAACTCGACATGCAGAGCTGGTTCCGTGCCCATCCGTACCCTTTCGCCAACAACGAGGAGGAGCAACTAGACTACATCCGCATGAAAACCACCGGCGTAGCCTGGGATAATATCTCGAGCGGATGGTTTGTCGAAGGAGACGAGTTCCATACTGCACAAGAAGCGTGGGATATCCTCGACGCCTGCTACGGCCGTTTGAATACCCGCCTAGATGCCCACAACTTCTACGAAAAGGAAGGCTTCATGAAGCCTGGTGAGACTATCACCTCCTACCTGGCCCGCTTCAAAGCCGGCGTCGCTCCTTGA